The Amblyraja radiata isolate CabotCenter1 unplaced genomic scaffold, sAmbRad1.1.pri scaffold_874_ctg1, whole genome shotgun sequence DNA window ctcccccaccccttctcctccccctctctctttctggtccctctctctccctccttgccccctctctccctcacccctgtctcccattctcctcaacctctccccccttctctccccccctctctctccccctctctctctcataaggaatagtagaattaggccattcgcccatctaaaccactccaccgttcaatcatggctgatctatccatccctcttaatcccattctcctgccttctccccattacccctgccacctctactaatcaaaaatctatctatctccgtctTAAACATattcactgacggcctccacagcctctctcacaatgaattccacagattctccaccttcTGGCTGAAGACATTACCGCTCATCTCCTGCCTAAATGAaagacctttaattctgaggcgatgacgtCTAGTCCTATAATCtctcgctagtggaaacatcctctccacatccactttatccaagcctttcagtattctgtacgtttcaattaggTCTCTCTTCATTCTtccaactccagcgagtacgggcCCGGTGCTGACAtgcgctcatctccttcctaatcatgcctgcgatcattcttgtaaatctgctctggaccctcttcagagcaAGCacttcctttctcagatatgctgcctagaattgctcacattattccaaatgcggcctgaccagcgctttGGAGCATCaacaatgcatctctgtttttgtattcaagtCCGCttgaaatacaatacaataatacaatacggatttattcgtcacattacaCATAACGTGCAAATgaaataaaccatataacaattacagcacggaaacaggccatctcgacccttctagtccgtgccgaacacataaactcccctagtcccatatacctgcgctcagaccataaccctccattcctttcccatccatataactatccaatttatttttaaatgataaaaactaacctgcctccaccaccttcactggaagctcattccacacagctaccactctctgagtaaagaagttccccctcatgttacccctaaacttcagtcccttaattctcaagtcatgtccccttgtctgaatcttccctattctcaatgaatttgccagcagcagtacaatgataaagaccacacaatacacaataaacatttaacacaaatatccactgcctttactacgcctttattcctactgccaaaaAGTATGACCACAGTTTGCCGTTCTATATTccacctgccacttctctgcccactctcccaacctgtccacgtctttctgcagagtccctgctttctctacgctATCTGCACCTCCacttattttcgtatcatccgcaaccgttgccacaaagccatcaagccCCTTGTCCAAATAATTGATATACGACATCGAATAACAGCCCAGCACcggtccctgtggaactccactggtcactggcagGCAGAAAAAGCCACAATTATTGCGATACTCTGCCTTCTGCCGACCAGCCAACCTTGCTATCCATGAAAGTACCTGCCCTTTGATGTCGTGGGCTCTcaacttccttagcagcctcacgtgaggCATCTTCTCTCACTGTCCCCCGctatctgtctccccctcactgtctccccctcactgtctcccactcactgtccccccccctcactgtatccccctcactgtctccccctcactgagCCTCTCCCCACAGTTCAGCCCGAGGTGAGCATCTTCCTGTCGGGGGATGGGCGCGGCGTGTGGTGTTTCACCACGGGCTTCTACCCGTGGTCCATCGAGGTGAACCTGGTGCGGGACGGCCTGGTGCTGGATGAGAGCCGCTCCCACGAGACGCTGCCCAACCACGACGGCACCTTCCAGCAGCGCCGCTGGGCCCACGTGGAGCCCGGGGACACGGCCCCGCTCTCGTGTCGTGTGGTGCACCCGGGGCTGTCCGAGCCCCTCGAGGTGGTACTGGGTgagtggggcggggggtgggaggTAGAAGCGGGAGTGGAAGTGAGTGGAAAGGGGAAGACAGGAGGGAGAGGAGCGGACTGGGtggtgagagggaggaggagagcggGGGAGTGGAGTTGGGTGTGTGGGTTGtgaatgggggagaggagagggttgtTGGGCATGGGAGGGGAAGCTGACATTTAGGTGAGGGGCGGGGAGGACAGACGACAGGTTGGTGAAGAGGGGGGGGgcacaggagggagagagggagggtgagaaggggagagggtgagtTACAGGGGAGGGgtaggtgaggagagggatgatgaGAGTGGGGTGAGtgagatgggaaggggaggtgagagggggtggGTAAGGGGGTGGGGGATCCGGGACCCCGGCGTCTGTCTCTCATCCGCCTGTGTTTGTGAATCTGGGACAGTCCGCAAGTCGGGCAGCAACGTGATGACCATTGTCCTGGTGCTCGTGCTGGTGGTGGCTGCGCTCGTGGGGAGAGTCCTTTACTGGTAGAAGAAACAAGGTAGGAGtggggggagacagtggaggggCGTCCactccgcagccccccccccctgacccatGCCCCTCAACCTCCCACCGAACTACGACCTTCaacctccccccgacccccgcctCTTCTGATACAAGACGTCACGTTGTTCCCTCGGTCTCCCGCCTCTTCCCCGCTCCCTCCTCAGACCCCCAGACCCCTGTCTCGATCTCTCTCCGCCCGCCCCCTTCTGCCACGTTGTTCCGTTCCCTCCCCCCCGATTCAAGag harbors:
- the LOC116970429 gene encoding IgG receptor FcRn large subunit p51-like; this translates as PLPTVQPEVSIFLSGDGRGVWCFTTGFYPWSIEVNLVRDGLVLDESRSHETLPNHDGTFQQRRWAHVEPGDTAPLSCRVVHPGLSEPLEVVLVRKSGSNVMTIVLVLVLVVAALVGRVLYW